The Acinetobacter pittii genome contains a region encoding:
- a CDS encoding anti-phage dCTP deaminase produces MGNDTLISSLLSERDNFIVIGLTGRTGSGCSTTAKILASKDEISFPQDYEVNYNKENYFSGLDKKRYSILRNYASANHTPFRLLKVSELISAQLLNTEAETFANFIKSIVSKDLENQIEGVLEASRFLELHEKIKTLPANDYFLKEDSELIKDESSYEEWLILVKTFTEEIKDIFKKTLRNSYVEIYQAAGDSIRRTGRVIPNPGTADFNLGGLHVLPGMINKIIKYYRWVDKKVREKTYIVIDAIRNPYEAKYFKDRYSAFYLISINAPNDDRRKYLQEKFKFTIDQIELMDRKESGELVKDLKEAEAKCDACGSKKAEPKDEYHELITSNVKHCIEISDIHIFNPRNEPTNHNVLKAQLAWYISLMKHPGLTTPTSLERVMQIAYTAKMNSGCISRQVGAVVTDEDYSIKAVGWNDVAKGQVPCGLRSLQELDEFSSETDYSLYERTSEKFREEAGKQLIKLKDIGNNGRNLAYCFKSIQNKVEGEKNQVHTRSLHAEENAFLQLAKYGGIGINGGKLFTTASPCELCAKKAYQLGIKEIVYIDPYPGIAMTHILAIGVNPPTLTQFRGAVGRAYHQLYEPLMPYKDELGYLQSIS; encoded by the coding sequence ATGGGTAATGATACATTAATATCAAGTTTACTAAGTGAGCGAGATAATTTTATTGTTATTGGTTTGACGGGAAGAACAGGTTCTGGTTGCTCTACAACAGCCAAAATATTAGCAAGTAAAGACGAAATTAGTTTTCCTCAAGATTATGAAGTTAACTATAATAAAGAAAATTACTTTAGTGGATTAGATAAAAAAAGATATTCTATTCTTCGTAATTATGCTAGCGCTAATCATACACCTTTTCGGTTGCTTAAAGTTAGTGAATTAATTAGTGCTCAATTGCTTAATACAGAAGCTGAAACTTTTGCTAATTTCATCAAAAGTATTGTAAGTAAAGATCTAGAAAATCAAATTGAAGGAGTTTTAGAGGCTTCGCGCTTTTTAGAATTGCACGAAAAGATAAAAACATTACCAGCCAATGATTATTTTTTGAAAGAAGATTCTGAATTAATTAAAGATGAAAGTTCATATGAAGAATGGTTGATCCTTGTAAAAACATTTACAGAGGAAATCAAAGATATATTTAAAAAGACTCTTAGAAATAGTTATGTTGAGATCTATCAAGCGGCTGGAGACTCAATACGACGTACTGGTAGAGTTATACCAAATCCAGGTACTGCAGATTTTAATCTGGGAGGACTTCACGTTTTACCAGGAATGATTAATAAAATTATTAAATATTATCGATGGGTTGATAAAAAAGTTAGGGAAAAAACTTATATTGTTATTGATGCTATTCGTAACCCTTATGAAGCAAAGTATTTTAAAGATAGGTACTCAGCCTTTTATCTTATTTCAATCAATGCACCAAATGACGATAGACGAAAATATTTACAAGAGAAATTTAAGTTTACAATTGATCAAATTGAACTTATGGATAGGAAAGAATCGGGAGAGTTGGTAAAAGATCTTAAAGAAGCTGAAGCTAAGTGTGACGCTTGTGGTTCAAAGAAAGCTGAGCCGAAAGATGAATATCATGAATTAATAACTTCAAATGTTAAGCATTGTATTGAAATTTCTGATATTCATATTTTTAATCCCAGAAATGAACCGACCAACCATAATGTGCTCAAAGCACAATTAGCTTGGTATATAAGCTTAATGAAACATCCAGGGCTTACAACGCCAACTTCATTAGAACGTGTTATGCAAATTGCATACACCGCAAAAATGAATTCAGGCTGTATTTCTCGTCAAGTTGGTGCTGTTGTAACGGATGAAGATTATTCTATTAAAGCTGTTGGATGGAATGATGTAGCTAAAGGTCAAGTCCCATGCGGTTTAAGATCTTTGCAAGAGCTAGATGAATTCTCTAGTGAAACTGATTACAGTTTATATGAACGAACAAGTGAAAAATTTAGAGAAGAAGCTGGTAAACAATTAATAAAATTAAAAGATATAGGTAACAATGGTAGGAATTTAGCTTATTGCTTTAAATCTATTCAGAATAAAGTGGAAGGGGAAAAGAACCAAGTTCATACCAGATCATTACATGCTGAAGAAAATGCCTTCTTACAGTTAGCTAAATATGGTGGAATAGGTATTAATGGTGGAAAACTTTTTACGACAGCAAGTCCATGTGAATTATGTGCTAAAAAGGCCTATCAGTTAGGTATAAAAGAAATAGTATATATTGATCCATATCCTGGAATTGCTATGACCCATATTCTTGCTATTGGCGTAAATCCGCCAACCTTAACTCAATTTAGAGGTGCAGTCGGTCGTGCTTATCACCAGTTATATGAACCTCTTATGCCTTATAAAGATGAGCTAGGTTATTTACAAAGTATAAGTTAA
- a CDS encoding HNH endonuclease, with product MINLNVYKNSSISFLELVIKSKKKGRNESVPYYKDRIKLLVPFLERSYQIYDAAFIENKLYNLSAIPNIDPHEKEDLLKLYNYSSKPFVNLKNAIISLPNNRELNTCQYCTINDVNTLDHIIPKESFPEFVVHPKNLIPVCSQCNSFKSDKWIKHGGFEFLNLYLHILPIQQFLFVDIKYNSFTFDVKFYLKNKNGIDSILFNIIENHYTNLKLIERFNNKSNEIISEFENSIIGSLTKLSLNDALECSKTTIDLERIRLGFNHYENVLKLELCEGMAFKQYCYSKGYK from the coding sequence ATGATTAATTTAAATGTATATAAAAATTCTAGTATATCTTTCTTAGAACTAGTAATTAAGTCTAAAAAAAAGGGTAGGAATGAAAGTGTACCTTATTATAAAGATCGTATTAAATTATTAGTTCCTTTTTTGGAAAGGTCATATCAAATATATGATGCAGCTTTTATTGAGAATAAATTATATAATTTATCTGCTATACCTAATATTGATCCACATGAAAAAGAAGATTTATTAAAGTTATATAATTATAGTTCAAAGCCTTTTGTAAATTTAAAGAATGCTATAATTTCTCTACCTAATAATCGTGAGCTTAATACTTGTCAATATTGTACTATTAATGATGTAAACACTTTGGATCATATTATACCAAAGGAGAGTTTTCCTGAATTTGTTGTCCATCCTAAAAATTTAATTCCTGTTTGCTCCCAATGTAATAGTTTTAAGTCAGATAAGTGGATAAAACATGGTGGTTTTGAATTCTTAAATTTATATTTACATATATTGCCAATTCAACAATTCTTATTTGTTGATATTAAATATAACAGCTTTACTTTTGATGTAAAATTTTATTTGAAAAATAAAAATGGAATAGATTCTATATTATTTAATATAATTGAAAATCATTATACTAACCTTAAGTTGATAGAAAGATTTAATAATAAATCAAACGAAATAATTTCTGAGTTTGAGAACTCAATTATTGGTAGTTTAACTAAATTGTCTCTTAATGATGCATTAGAGTGTTCTAAAACAACTATAGATCTTGAAAGGATACGATTAGGTTTTAATCATTATGAGAATGTACTGAAGTTAGAGTTATGTGAAGGTATGGCTTTTAAACAGTATTGTTACTCTAAAGGATATAAGTAA
- a CDS encoding AAA family ATPase yields the protein MPFNFDDNSIVPSRIYTLIGKNGVGKTQLVSKLPVDIAKSNTDLFSPKIPIFSKVIAVSYSVFDKFIIPENSSKINYVYCGLRQKSNQKESILSESELNNRFFSSIQKVQRSKRFQSWCEICETFFSKDFVESWIEWDKEVFEGRLNIVEFNKTLKTFSSGQAIFIYILTEILANIRYDSLIIFDEPETHLHPNAISQLINSIHLLVKKFQSFCIIATHSPIIVQGILSKNVYVIRNENNVLSAKHPAIETFGENLTKITEDIFGARETPSQFKKELQLLINKGYSFDQIIEILQSKDVPLSLNLTVLLKSMVANRYD from the coding sequence GTGCCATTTAACTTTGATGATAATTCTATTGTTCCCAGTAGAATATATACTCTTATTGGTAAAAATGGAGTTGGTAAAACTCAATTAGTATCTAAACTTCCAGTCGATATAGCAAAATCTAATACAGATTTATTTTCACCCAAAATTCCTATTTTTAGTAAAGTGATAGCTGTATCATACAGTGTGTTTGATAAATTTATTATTCCTGAAAACTCTTCTAAAATTAATTATGTTTACTGTGGACTTCGTCAAAAAAGCAATCAAAAAGAATCTATTTTATCTGAAAGTGAGTTAAATAATCGCTTCTTCTCATCTATACAGAAAGTACAACGTAGTAAAAGATTTCAAAGTTGGTGTGAAATATGTGAAACTTTTTTTTCCAAAGACTTTGTGGAAAGTTGGATAGAGTGGGATAAAGAAGTTTTTGAAGGTAGACTCAATATAGTTGAGTTTAATAAAACTCTAAAAACTTTTAGCTCTGGTCAAGCAATATTTATATATATTCTTACTGAGATATTAGCAAATATCAGATATGACTCTCTGATCATATTTGATGAGCCGGAGACCCATCTTCACCCGAATGCTATTTCACAATTAATTAATAGTATTCATCTTCTTGTAAAAAAATTTCAATCCTTTTGTATCATAGCTACACATTCACCTATTATTGTCCAAGGAATTTTATCTAAAAATGTATATGTTATTAGAAATGAAAATAACGTTTTAAGTGCAAAACATCCTGCTATAGAGACTTTTGGAGAAAATCTAACGAAAATAACAGAAGATATTTTTGGAGCCCGAGAAACACCCTCTCAATTTAAGAAAGAGTTACAGTTGCTAATAAATAAAGGGTACTCTTTCGATCAAATAATTGAAATTTTACAATCAAAAGATGTGCCTCTTAGCTTAAATCTTACTGTTTTATTAAAGAGTATGGTAGCTAATCGTTATGATTAA
- a CDS encoding restriction endonuclease, with protein sequence MAESFQYPPELFKLLVDTIPLLCKSKRDVILFFRGAGVIQSDLIHVETALRTDQASINKFEIARDVLTKVNIRGDNGLAVRREILKRVVEFESFETCWENDQFKAKGLVSSIREVVNKKDSFTRMKQERDLEHQQNLAKRELERNQILKKQKSLEEISQRLNTLFTMDDKPHERGKLLESILNDLFRTYDIHIHEDFRRRDPETGVVVEQIDGVIELNGQLHLVEMKWLKSPVGVPEFTQHIGRLFFRANAHGILIATNGYTEAVISQCRDALSQKTLFLCSLQEIVMLLYRQDDLVEFLKKKSRAAILDKNPFLEILS encoded by the coding sequence ATGGCCGAGTCTTTTCAATACCCACCAGAACTATTCAAACTACTTGTGGATACAATCCCTCTACTCTGCAAAAGTAAAAGAGATGTAATCTTATTTTTTCGGGGTGCCGGAGTAATACAGTCAGATCTTATACACGTTGAAACAGCTCTTAGAACAGATCAAGCATCAATTAATAAATTTGAAATTGCACGTGATGTTTTAACAAAAGTGAATATACGTGGTGACAATGGACTTGCTGTTCGTCGTGAAATTCTTAAACGTGTTGTTGAGTTTGAAAGCTTTGAAACATGTTGGGAAAATGATCAGTTCAAAGCTAAAGGATTAGTATCAAGTATACGCGAAGTTGTAAATAAAAAAGACTCATTTACTCGGATGAAACAGGAAAGAGATCTTGAGCATCAACAAAATCTTGCTAAACGAGAACTTGAACGCAATCAAATATTAAAAAAACAGAAAAGTCTTGAAGAAATAAGTCAAAGATTAAACACTTTATTTACTATGGATGATAAACCACATGAACGCGGTAAATTATTGGAAAGTATTTTAAATGATTTATTTCGTACATACGATATTCACATTCATGAGGATTTTAGACGTAGAGATCCTGAAACGGGAGTAGTAGTTGAGCAAATTGATGGTGTAATAGAACTTAATGGCCAATTACATCTGGTTGAAATGAAATGGCTTAAATCTCCAGTTGGAGTTCCAGAGTTTACCCAACATATAGGGAGACTTTTCTTTCGTGCAAATGCTCATGGAATTTTAATAGCAACTAATGGTTATACTGAGGCTGTAATTTCTCAATGTAGAGATGCTCTTAGCCAAAAAACCTTATTTCTTTGCTCTCTTCAAGAAATAGTAATGCTCTTATATCGTCAAGATGATCTAGTAGAATTTTTGAAAAAAAAGTCACGAGCAGCTATTCTCGATAAAAATCCTTTCTTAGAAATCTTATCTTAA
- a CDS encoding TetR/AcrR family transcriptional regulator encodes MPTLEISSKKLQVVQTAIQLFTTHGFHNAGVDLIIKKSKIQKATFYNYFHSKERLVEMCLIFQKSRLKEEVLAIVYSHRYPTAADKLKEIVCLHVDVNSLYHLLFKAIFELKLLYPRAYRMAVEYRKWLLKEIFDLVFCLETNKLKPDANMVLNLIDGLMLQVLSSNRVDERDVVLERFWGNRVKVI; translated from the coding sequence ATGCCAACTTTAGAAATATCTTCCAAAAAATTACAGGTGGTTCAAACCGCCATCCAACTCTTTACCACACATGGATTTCATAATGCAGGCGTAGACTTGATTATCAAAAAATCCAAAATTCAAAAAGCGACGTTTTATAATTACTTTCACTCAAAAGAACGGCTTGTTGAAATGTGCCTAATCTTTCAAAAAAGTCGACTCAAAGAAGAAGTTCTGGCAATTGTTTATTCACACCGCTACCCAACCGCAGCCGATAAACTTAAAGAAATTGTTTGCTTACATGTCGATGTGAATAGCCTTTACCATCTTTTGTTTAAAGCTATTTTTGAATTAAAACTGCTTTATCCACGGGCTTACCGCATGGCAGTTGAATATCGAAAATGGTTACTGAAAGAAATTTTTGATTTGGTCTTTTGTCTGGAAACCAACAAACTCAAACCCGATGCCAACATGGTTTTAAACTTAATTGATGGCTTGATGCTACAGGTTTTAAGCTCTAATCGTGTGGATGAACGGGATGTGGTGTTAGAGAGGTTTTGGGGGAATAGAGTTAAAGTTATTTAG
- the rutF gene encoding flavin reductase: MVQATDFRNAMSLLTSAVSVVTTAGMSGRFGFTASAVCSVTDTPPTLLVCMNQSASSHAHFLDNKILTVNVLGAHHEHISKAFSSKLTPEERFKHGAWIELETGSPVLDDALVSFDCEIEQIQQVGTHTIFICPIVAIKQSQHDQSLVYFNRAYHQVGQTEIV, encoded by the coding sequence ATGGTTCAAGCAACAGACTTTAGAAATGCAATGTCTTTACTCACAAGTGCGGTTAGTGTTGTGACCACGGCAGGCATGTCTGGCCGTTTTGGATTTACTGCCTCTGCTGTTTGTAGTGTGACTGACACACCTCCGACATTATTGGTGTGTATGAACCAATCTGCGAGTTCACATGCACATTTCCTAGATAATAAAATTTTAACGGTGAACGTTTTAGGTGCACACCACGAACATATTTCAAAAGCATTTTCATCTAAACTCACACCAGAAGAGCGCTTTAAACATGGCGCATGGATTGAGTTAGAAACGGGTTCACCTGTGTTAGACGATGCTTTGGTGAGTTTTGATTGTGAGATTGAGCAAATTCAACAAGTCGGTACACACACGATTTTTATATGTCCGATTGTGGCGATTAAACAAAGCCAACATGACCAAAGTTTGGTTTATTTTAACCGTGCTTATCACCAAGTGGGGCAGACCGAGATTGTCTAA
- the metE gene encoding methionine synthase gives MKKLLPTSTAGSLPKPSWLAEPEKLWSPWKLENEGLVEGKKDALRLALHEQQLAGIDIVSDGEQTRQHFVTTFIEHLNGVDFEKRETVRIRDRYDASVPSVVGAVSRQKPVFVEDAKFLRQQTNQPIKWALPGPMTMIDTLYDGHYKSREKLAWEFAKILNQEARELEAAGVDIIQFDEPAFNVFFDEVNDWGIATLERAIEGLKCETAVHICYGYGIKANTDWKKTLGSEWRQYEEAFPKLQKSNIDIISLECHNSHVPIDLLELIRGKKVMVGAIDVASNQIETPEEVANTLRKALQFVDSDKLYPCTNCGMAPLSREVARGKLNALSAGAEIVRRELTGYDLTA, from the coding sequence ATGAAAAAATTATTACCAACTTCAACTGCTGGCAGCTTACCAAAACCGTCTTGGCTTGCAGAACCTGAAAAGCTTTGGTCGCCTTGGAAACTTGAAAACGAAGGCTTAGTTGAAGGTAAAAAAGACGCGTTACGTTTGGCATTGCACGAACAACAACTTGCTGGCATCGACATTGTGAGCGATGGCGAACAAACCCGCCAACACTTTGTGACCACGTTTATTGAACACTTAAATGGCGTAGATTTTGAGAAGCGCGAAACAGTTCGTATTCGTGACCGTTACGATGCAAGCGTACCGTCTGTAGTTGGTGCGGTGTCTCGTCAAAAGCCTGTGTTTGTTGAAGATGCGAAGTTTTTACGTCAGCAAACCAATCAACCAATTAAATGGGCATTACCTGGCCCAATGACTATGATTGATACGCTTTACGATGGTCACTACAAGAGCCGTGAAAAACTGGCTTGGGAATTTGCAAAAATCTTGAACCAAGAAGCGCGTGAGTTAGAAGCTGCTGGTGTAGACATTATTCAGTTTGACGAACCTGCATTTAACGTATTCTTTGACGAAGTAAATGACTGGGGTATCGCGACTTTAGAGCGTGCAATTGAAGGTCTAAAATGTGAAACTGCGGTGCACATTTGCTACGGTTACGGCATTAAAGCCAACACTGACTGGAAAAAGACACTCGGTTCAGAATGGCGCCAGTACGAAGAAGCTTTCCCGAAACTGCAAAAATCTAACATTGATATCATCTCGTTAGAATGTCACAACTCACATGTGCCTATCGATTTACTCGAACTCATTCGTGGTAAAAAAGTGATGGTCGGTGCAATTGATGTGGCATCTAACCAGATCGAAACACCAGAAGAAGTTGCCAATACACTTCGTAAAGCGCTTCAGTTTGTAGACTCTGACAAGCTTTACCCTTGCACAAACTGCGGTATGGCGCCTCTTTCTCGTGAAGTGGCACGTGGCAAGTTAAATGCTTTAAGTGCAGGTGCAGAAATCGTTCGCCGAGAACTGACGGGTTATGATCTTACTGCTTAA
- a CDS encoding DUF1852 domain-containing protein, whose amino-acid sequence MSKEFTFTIKSICFDENYRPADNTRITTNFANLARGMSREENLRNTLQMIDNRFNALAHWDNPKGDRYGVELEIISVEMNIDAENRTSGLPLIEILKTNIVDKKTNERIEGIVGNNFSSYVRDYDFSVLLLDHNKNKSTFSTPEKFGELHGNLFKSFINSETYKANFKKAPVICLSVSTTKEYHRTENEHPVLGVEYKQEDYSLTDEYFQKMGLKVRYFMPPNSVAPLAFYFTGDLLSDYTNLELISTISTMETFQKIYRPEIYNANSVAGKSYQPSLKHEDYSLTRIVYDREERSRLAIEQGKFVEEQFIKPYQAILEQWSANYAPN is encoded by the coding sequence ATGAGTAAAGAATTTACATTTACGATTAAGAGTATTTGTTTCGATGAGAACTATCGTCCAGCAGACAATACACGTATTACAACCAACTTTGCTAACTTGGCAAGAGGGATGAGCCGCGAAGAAAATTTGCGCAATACATTGCAGATGATCGACAATCGTTTCAATGCCTTAGCTCATTGGGACAACCCTAAAGGCGACCGCTATGGCGTTGAACTTGAAATCATTTCAGTTGAAATGAATATTGATGCCGAAAATCGTACTAGCGGGCTTCCTCTCATCGAAATATTGAAAACCAATATTGTTGATAAGAAAACCAATGAACGCATCGAAGGTATTGTAGGCAACAACTTCTCGTCTTATGTACGTGACTATGACTTTAGTGTGCTGTTGTTAGATCACAACAAAAACAAGTCGACTTTTAGCACGCCAGAAAAGTTTGGTGAATTGCACGGCAACTTGTTTAAGAGCTTTATTAACTCTGAAACTTACAAAGCCAATTTTAAAAAGGCGCCTGTGATTTGCTTAAGCGTTTCGACCACGAAAGAGTACCACCGTACTGAAAACGAACATCCAGTTTTAGGTGTTGAATACAAGCAAGAAGACTATTCACTCACTGATGAATATTTCCAAAAAATGGGCTTAAAAGTTCGCTATTTCATGCCGCCAAATAGCGTTGCGCCGTTAGCGTTCTATTTTACAGGCGATTTGTTGAGTGATTACACCAACCTTGAGTTGATCAGTACCATTAGTACGATGGAAACATTCCAAAAGATTTACCGTCCTGAAATTTACAACGCAAACTCAGTGGCTGGAAAATCTTATCAACCAAGTTTGAAACACGAAGATTATTCACTTACTCGAATTGTGTATGACCGTGAAGAACGTAGCCGTTTGGCTATTGAGCAGGGGAAGTTTGTTGAAGAGCAATTTATCAAACCATACCAAGCGATTCTTGAGCAGTGGTCTGCTAATTACGCTCCTAATTAA